The following are encoded in a window of Caldicellulosiruptor danielii genomic DNA:
- the ilvC gene encoding ketol-acid reductoisomerase yields MAKIFYDSDCNLDLLKDKTVAVIGFGSQGHAHALNLKDSGINVVVGLYHGSKSWARAESHGLKVMTADEATKVADVIMILVNDEKQPRLYKESIEPNLKEGKAIAFAHGFNIHFGQIVPPPYVDVIMIAPKGPGHTVRSQYEEGKGVPALVAVHQDYTGKALDIALAYAKGIGASRGGVILTTFKEETETDLFGEQAVLCGGLTELIKAGFDTLVEAGYQPEIAYFECLHEMKLIVDLIWQGGLSLMRYSISDTAEYGDYMTGKRIITEETRKEMKKVLEEIQNGTFAKKWILENMAGRPEFNAIRRREQNLLIEQVGKELRKMMPWIKPIKE; encoded by the coding sequence ATGGCCAAGATATTTTATGATAGTGATTGTAATTTAGACCTGCTTAAAGACAAGACAGTTGCAGTAATTGGCTTTGGTAGCCAAGGTCATGCACATGCACTCAACTTAAAAGATTCAGGCATAAATGTTGTTGTTGGGCTTTATCATGGCAGCAAATCTTGGGCAAGGGCAGAGAGCCATGGTCTTAAAGTTATGACAGCTGATGAGGCAACAAAAGTTGCAGATGTCATCATGATTCTTGTAAATGACGAAAAGCAGCCAAGGCTCTACAAAGAGAGTATAGAGCCAAACCTAAAAGAAGGAAAGGCTATTGCATTTGCGCACGGCTTTAACATCCATTTTGGTCAGATAGTACCACCACCATATGTTGATGTCATTATGATTGCACCGAAAGGACCAGGACATACAGTAAGAAGCCAGTACGAAGAAGGAAAAGGCGTTCCAGCACTGGTTGCAGTACATCAAGACTACACAGGAAAAGCTTTGGACATAGCACTGGCATATGCAAAAGGAATAGGTGCATCAAGGGGTGGAGTAATTCTTACTACGTTTAAAGAAGAGACAGAGACAGACCTATTTGGCGAGCAGGCAGTTTTGTGTGGCGGTCTTACAGAACTTATCAAAGCTGGGTTTGACACTTTGGTTGAAGCAGGATACCAGCCAGAGATTGCATATTTTGAGTGTTTGCATGAGATGAAGCTAATAGTTGATTTGATTTGGCAGGGCGGTCTTTCACTTATGCGCTATTCAATCTCAGACACAGCAGAGTACGGCGATTACATGACAGGTAAGAGAATTATAACAGAAGAGACAAGAAAAGAGATGAAGAAAGTATTAGAAGAGATTCAAAACGGAACATTTGCAAAGAAGTGGATATTAGAGAACATGGCAGGAAGGCCAGAGTTTAACGCAATTAGAAGAAGAGAGCAGAATTTACTTATTGAGCAGGTTGGAAAAGAACTCAGAAAAATGATGCCTTGGATAAAACCAATTAAAGAATAA
- the ilvN gene encoding acetolactate synthase small subunit: protein MKYTLSVLVENHPGVLSRVAGLFSRRGFNIDSLAVGVTEDPTISRMTIVVNGDDYIVEQVTKQLNKLIDVIKIKKLNPKEAVERELALIKVNANSQTRSDIIQITEIFRANIVDVSKETLTIEISGDEDKIEALIELLKQYGIREVVRTGLIAIERGTKVITKSKSEEDD from the coding sequence GTGAAGTACACACTTTCTGTTCTGGTGGAAAACCACCCAGGTGTTTTGTCAAGAGTTGCAGGACTCTTTTCAAGAAGAGGTTTTAATATAGACAGCCTTGCTGTTGGTGTTACAGAAGACCCTACAATATCACGCATGACAATTGTTGTAAATGGGGATGACTACATTGTTGAGCAGGTGACAAAACAGCTGAATAAACTTATTGATGTTATAAAAATCAAAAAACTAAACCCGAAAGAGGCTGTTGAAAGAGAGCTTGCGCTCATCAAAGTAAATGCAAACTCTCAGACACGCTCAGACATTATCCAGATTACAGAGATTTTCAGAGCAAACATTGTTGATGTGTCAAAAGAAACACTTACAATTGAAATTTCTGGTGATGAGGACAAGATTGAAGCGCTGATTGAGCTTTTAAAACAATATGGTATTCGCGAGGTAGTCCGCACAGGACTTATTGCGATAGAGAGAGGCACAAAAGTAATAACAAAATCTAAGTCAGAGGAGGATGATTAA
- a CDS encoding 2-isopropylmalate synthase produces MGKRVIKIFDTTLRDGEQTPGVSLNVNEKLEIAKQLEKLKVDVIEAGFAIASPGDFEAIKTISENVKDAVIVSLARAVEKDIDRAYEALKKASAPRIHTFIATSDIHMRYKLKMTEDEVLERAVAMVKYAKKYVSDVEFSCEDATRSRIEFLIKVFDAVIKAGATVINIPDTVGYTTPEEMKRIIRAIKEGIPDIDKVQISVHCHNDLGLAVANSLAAVEEGVHQVECTINGLGERAGNAALEEIVMALKTRKDFYDVDVLIDTTQIYRTSKLVSSLTGVFVQPNKAIVGANAFAHESGIHQHGVLSERTTYEIIDPVSIGLPKNRMVLGKHSGRHAFEERLKELGYTDLTREEIDAAFEKFKVLADKKKVVLDKDIEALLEQKSLNIPETYELVRFQIISGNDLISTASVKIKSGEEEFEEAATGDGPVDAIFKAIDRITGLQVELDDYSIKAVTQGKDALGEVTVRIKKDGKAFLGRGLSTDILEASAKAYVNAINKMLYKISEE; encoded by the coding sequence ATGGGAAAGAGAGTTATAAAGATATTCGATACCACGCTAAGAGACGGTGAGCAGACACCAGGTGTTTCGCTCAATGTAAATGAAAAGCTTGAGATTGCAAAACAGCTTGAAAAGCTCAAAGTTGATGTTATAGAGGCTGGGTTTGCAATTGCATCACCTGGTGATTTTGAGGCTATAAAGACAATTTCTGAGAATGTCAAAGATGCAGTTATTGTGTCTTTGGCAAGGGCGGTTGAAAAGGATATCGACAGGGCGTATGAGGCTCTCAAAAAAGCTTCAGCTCCAAGAATTCACACATTCATTGCAACAAGCGATATTCATATGAGGTATAAGCTCAAGATGACAGAGGATGAGGTTTTAGAGAGAGCAGTTGCAATGGTAAAGTATGCAAAAAAATATGTATCTGACGTTGAGTTTTCTTGTGAGGATGCAACACGTTCAAGGATAGAATTTTTGATAAAAGTGTTTGACGCTGTTATAAAAGCTGGTGCAACAGTTATAAACATTCCCGATACGGTAGGCTACACAACACCTGAGGAGATGAAGAGGATTATAAGAGCTATAAAAGAAGGAATTCCTGACATTGACAAGGTTCAAATTTCAGTTCATTGCCACAACGACCTTGGCCTTGCAGTTGCAAACTCACTTGCAGCGGTAGAGGAAGGAGTTCATCAGGTTGAATGCACAATAAATGGTCTTGGTGAGAGGGCTGGGAATGCTGCTTTAGAAGAGATTGTAATGGCACTCAAAACAAGAAAAGACTTTTACGATGTTGATGTATTAATTGACACCACACAGATTTACCGAACAAGCAAGCTTGTATCATCACTCACAGGCGTGTTTGTTCAGCCAAACAAAGCAATTGTTGGTGCAAATGCATTTGCGCACGAATCTGGTATACATCAGCATGGAGTGCTTTCAGAGAGAACAACATATGAGATTATTGACCCTGTGTCAATTGGACTTCCTAAAAATAGGATGGTTTTGGGCAAGCACTCTGGTCGCCATGCATTTGAAGAAAGGCTCAAAGAGCTGGGATACACTGACCTTACAAGAGAAGAGATTGATGCTGCATTTGAAAAGTTTAAAGTCTTGGCAGACAAAAAGAAGGTTGTGCTTGACAAGGATATAGAAGCACTCTTGGAGCAAAAATCTCTCAATATTCCAGAGACGTATGAGCTTGTGAGGTTCCAGATAATAAGCGGAAATGACTTAATCTCAACAGCATCTGTCAAGATAAAATCAGGTGAAGAAGAGTTTGAAGAGGCAGCAACTGGCGATGGTCCTGTTGATGCAATCTTCAAGGCAATTGACAGAATCACAGGTCTTCAGGTTGAACTTGATGATTACAGTATAAAGGCTGTCACCCAGGGCAAGGATGCTCTTGGTGAGGTAACAGTCAGAATTAAGAAGGATGGCAAGGCATTTTTGGGAAGAGGCTTGTCTACAGACATTTTAGAAGCAAGCGCAAAAGCGTATGTAAATGCTATAAATAAGATGCTGTATAAGATTTCAGAGGAATAA
- the cimA gene encoding citramalate synthase, translated as MADKKEIIIYDSTLRDGAQAGGISYTLEDKLKIVERLDKFGVKFIEAGNPGSNIKDQEFFARVKKMKLKNATLIAFGSTRRVGIDVKDDPNIQSLIVADTEAVAIFGKSWDFHVKEVLKTTEEENLQMIYDTIKYLKSLGKYVVFDAEHFFDGYKNNKKYALETLKVAKEAGADSLDLCDTNGGTFPMDIYNITKEVVEMFPGTLIGIHCHNDTGMAVANSIMAVLAGARQVQGTINGYGERCGNADLITLIPNLQLKLGFKCVPDENIKHLTSLSRYVAEIANMIPNERAPYVGAYAFTHKAGMHIDAVKKNPASFEHINPEVVGNTRRIVLSEVAGRSTILDKIREIDPTVTKDSPVTKDIIDELKRLENEGYQFESAEASFEMLIRKKLGLYQPFFTLKEFKVLINEPAVEYSSSAIVKIAVDGVTAITAAEGDGPVHALDSALRKALEKFYPELKEVHLVDYKVRVLNAETATAAKVRVLIESTDGKDTWTTVGVSTDIVNASWIALVDSLEYKLCKEKVWE; from the coding sequence TTGGCGGATAAAAAAGAAATTATTATCTATGACTCAACTTTAAGAGATGGTGCTCAGGCTGGTGGAATTTCATATACTCTGGAAGATAAGCTCAAGATTGTAGAAAGACTTGACAAATTTGGTGTGAAATTTATCGAGGCAGGCAATCCCGGCTCTAACATCAAGGACCAGGAGTTTTTCGCAAGAGTTAAAAAGATGAAATTGAAAAATGCAACGCTTATTGCCTTTGGTTCAACAAGGCGAGTAGGAATTGACGTGAAAGATGATCCTAACATCCAGTCACTCATTGTAGCTGATACCGAAGCTGTTGCAATCTTCGGAAAATCATGGGATTTTCATGTTAAAGAGGTTTTGAAAACTACAGAAGAAGAAAATCTTCAGATGATTTATGACACTATAAAATATTTAAAGTCCTTGGGCAAGTATGTTGTATTTGACGCAGAACACTTTTTTGATGGTTACAAAAATAACAAGAAATACGCTTTGGAGACTTTAAAGGTTGCAAAAGAGGCAGGAGCAGACTCATTAGACCTGTGCGATACAAACGGTGGCACCTTCCCAATGGATATTTACAACATCACAAAAGAAGTTGTTGAGATGTTTCCTGGGACATTGATTGGAATTCACTGCCACAACGATACAGGTATGGCTGTTGCAAATTCAATCATGGCAGTTTTGGCAGGAGCACGTCAGGTACAGGGAACTATAAACGGATATGGTGAGAGATGTGGAAATGCAGACCTTATCACACTCATTCCAAATCTTCAGCTAAAACTTGGTTTTAAATGTGTACCGGATGAGAATATCAAACATCTGACTTCTCTTTCAAGGTATGTTGCTGAGATTGCTAATATGATTCCAAACGAAAGAGCACCGTATGTTGGAGCGTATGCATTTACTCACAAGGCTGGTATGCATATTGATGCTGTCAAGAAAAATCCAGCATCTTTTGAGCATATTAATCCTGAGGTTGTTGGAAATACAAGAAGAATAGTACTGTCTGAGGTTGCAGGAAGATCTACAATTCTTGACAAGATTCGCGAGATTGACCCGACAGTTACAAAAGACTCACCTGTGACAAAAGATATTATTGATGAGCTAAAGCGTTTAGAGAATGAAGGGTATCAGTTTGAGTCTGCAGAGGCTTCGTTTGAGATGCTAATTAGGAAAAAACTTGGGCTTTACCAGCCGTTCTTTACACTAAAAGAGTTTAAAGTTTTGATAAACGAGCCAGCAGTTGAGTACAGCTCATCCGCAATTGTCAAGATTGCAGTAGATGGTGTTACGGCAATCACTGCTGCAGAAGGTGATGGTCCTGTTCATGCTTTAGATAGTGCTTTGAGGAAGGCTTTGGAAAAGTTTTATCCCGAGCTCAAAGAGGTGCATCTTGTTGACTATAAAGTTAGAGTGCTGAATGCAGAGACTGCAACTGCTGCAAAGGTCCGAGTTTTGATTGAGTCAACAGACGGCAAAGATACATGGACAACTGTAGGTGTTTCAACCGATATTGTCAATGCAAGCTGGATTGCGCTTGTGGATTCATTAGAGTATAAGCTTTGCAAAGAAAAAGTGTGGGAATAA
- a CDS encoding amidohydrolase family protein → MIIDFHTHCFPDSLAPRAMSKLSQNSGMPYYHDGTLKGLKESVRKAGIDMCVVLPIATKPQQTRTINRWALSVMDENKDIICFGTIHPEFDEWQQEIEWLKMHGFKGIKFHPDYQDFFVDDKKMYPIYDAIFQNNMIILFHSGVDPAYEPPYHCTPKRLKKVLKDFPNAKIVAAHMGGYRFFEETLEYLIGEDVYLDTSFFFGEVDIQKPEEIFRKHGIEKILFATDSPWKDQKKEVEYVKKLKLTSDEVEMIFGKNAQELLKLEVHHM, encoded by the coding sequence ATGATTATAGACTTTCACACCCACTGTTTTCCCGATAGCTTAGCACCAAGGGCGATGTCAAAACTTTCACAAAATTCAGGTATGCCTTACTATCATGATGGTACTTTGAAGGGTTTAAAAGAGTCTGTTAGAAAAGCTGGAATTGACATGTGCGTTGTTTTGCCAATTGCAACAAAACCTCAGCAGACAAGGACAATTAACAGATGGGCTTTATCTGTGATGGATGAAAACAAGGATATAATCTGTTTTGGCACCATTCATCCTGAGTTTGATGAGTGGCAGCAAGAAATTGAATGGTTAAAAATGCATGGGTTTAAAGGGATAAAATTTCACCCTGATTATCAGGACTTTTTTGTGGATGACAAAAAGATGTATCCAATCTATGATGCAATTTTCCAAAACAACATGATTATACTTTTTCACAGCGGAGTTGACCCGGCATATGAGCCACCTTATCATTGTACACCAAAAAGGCTTAAAAAGGTTTTGAAAGATTTTCCAAATGCTAAGATAGTTGCAGCTCACATGGGAGGATATAGATTTTTTGAGGAGACTCTTGAGTACTTGATAGGGGAAGATGTGTATCTTGATACATCCTTTTTCTTTGGTGAAGTTGATATACAAAAACCAGAAGAGATTTTCAGAAAACATGGGATAGAGAAGATTTTGTTTGCAACAGACTCTCCCTGGAAGGACCAAAAAAAAGAGGTTGAGTATGTGAAAAAATTGAAACTAACATCGGATGAAGTTGAAATGATTTTTGGGAAGAATGCTCAGGAACTTTTGAAGTTAGAAGTTCATCACATGTAA
- the ilvB gene encoding biosynthetic-type acetolactate synthase large subunit: MKRKMTVARAMVEVLKSEGVEIIFGIPGAAIYPFYDALYSSDIKHVLVRTEQAAAHEASGYARTTGKVGVCVATSGPGATNLITGIATAYMDSVPIVAITGQVNSSLIGKDVFQEVDITGATAPFTKHNYLVKDPKKIVKVLKEAFYIASTGRRGPVLIDVPIDVQMQEIEFELPKEIDIPGYKPKERGHPLQIKRAVEAIENSQRPVICSGGGVIASKASEELKTLVEKQKIPVISTLMGIGSIPTDHPYYLGMIGSHGQKEANIALRQADLLIVIGARLADRALGDTKITENMKIIHIDIDPAEIGKNVDTNIPIVGDAKQVLSEINKRISERKDFWAQEIKAQKKEIKEDGNLHPYDVLKEISRAYNGDYIITTDVGQHQIWAAHNVYIKEPGTFITSGGLGTMGYGVPAAIGAKFGRPDKEVISITGDGSFQMLLQELATIKREQVPIKIVLFNNTRLGMVYELQKKRCTGRFIATCLDGNPDFMILAKAYGIESLRLESKEKLKEAIEIMKNHNGPFLLEVVTSPDEPTIP, encoded by the coding sequence ATGAAGAGAAAAATGACGGTAGCACGGGCAATGGTAGAGGTCTTGAAAAGTGAAGGTGTAGAGATTATCTTTGGCATTCCAGGTGCGGCAATATATCCGTTTTATGATGCACTCTATAGCTCTGATATAAAGCATGTCTTGGTGCGCACAGAACAGGCAGCAGCACACGAGGCAAGCGGGTATGCACGCACAACTGGCAAGGTTGGTGTGTGCGTTGCAACCTCTGGTCCAGGTGCGACAAATCTGATAACCGGCATTGCCACTGCCTATATGGATTCTGTTCCAATTGTTGCGATAACAGGTCAGGTGAATTCAAGTTTAATCGGAAAAGATGTGTTTCAAGAAGTTGACATAACAGGGGCAACAGCTCCTTTTACAAAGCACAATTATTTGGTAAAAGACCCAAAAAAGATTGTAAAAGTTTTAAAAGAAGCATTTTATATAGCTTCAACAGGAAGACGAGGGCCTGTTTTAATAGATGTGCCAATAGATGTGCAGATGCAGGAGATTGAGTTTGAACTTCCAAAGGAGATTGACATCCCTGGCTACAAGCCAAAAGAAAGAGGGCATCCTCTTCAGATAAAAAGAGCTGTTGAAGCAATTGAGAATTCTCAAAGACCAGTTATATGTAGCGGTGGCGGCGTGATTGCCTCAAAGGCATCTGAAGAGTTAAAAACGCTGGTTGAAAAGCAGAAAATTCCTGTTATTTCAACTTTAATGGGAATTGGAAGCATTCCCACAGACCATCCTTATTATCTTGGTATGATAGGCTCACATGGTCAAAAAGAAGCAAACATAGCACTCAGGCAAGCAGACCTTTTAATTGTGATAGGTGCACGGCTTGCTGACAGGGCACTTGGCGATACTAAAATTACAGAGAACATGAAGATAATTCACATAGACATTGACCCTGCTGAGATTGGCAAGAATGTCGATACCAACATTCCAATTGTTGGCGATGCAAAACAGGTGCTTTCAGAGATTAATAAAAGAATTTCAGAAAGAAAGGATTTCTGGGCACAGGAGATTAAGGCACAAAAGAAAGAGATTAAAGAAGATGGGAATCTCCATCCGTATGATGTTTTAAAAGAGATTTCAAGAGCATACAATGGGGATTATATAATCACAACAGATGTTGGACAGCACCAGATTTGGGCAGCTCACAATGTGTATATAAAAGAGCCGGGGACTTTTATCACATCAGGTGGGCTTGGTACAATGGGATATGGCGTTCCTGCTGCAATTGGCGCAAAGTTTGGAAGACCAGATAAAGAAGTGATTAGCATCACAGGTGATGGTAGTTTTCAGATGCTTTTGCAGGAGCTTGCAACAATAAAAAGAGAGCAGGTGCCGATTAAAATTGTCCTTTTCAACAACACAAGGCTTGGGATGGTATATGAACTTCAGAAGAAAAGATGCACTGGAAGGTTTATTGCAACATGTTTGGATGGCAATCCCGATTTTATGATATTGGCAAAAGCCTATGGAATTGAGAGTTTGAGGCTTGAGAGCAAGGAAAAGTTAAAAGAGGCTATTGAGATTATGAAAAACCACAATGGTCCATTTTTACTTGAGGTTGTGACAAGCCCTGATGAGCCAACTATACCTTAA
- a CDS encoding FumA C-terminus/TtdB family hydratase beta subunit, producing MNRIYVPIQDAEEIQKLKCGQEVLVCGKLFVARDAAHRRLFEMILKGSEIPIDFKNGAIYYMGPCPEKPGEVIGPCGPTTAGRMDVFTPMMLELGIKVLIGKGKRREAVKEAIKKHGSIYLATFGGAAVLIQSCVKSQRIIMFEDLGAEAVREIEVEDLPCIVAIDSQGEDIYEVGPRKYAKDFR from the coding sequence TTGAACAGAATTTATGTTCCAATTCAAGATGCTGAGGAGATACAAAAGCTAAAATGTGGTCAAGAAGTTTTAGTGTGTGGCAAACTTTTTGTTGCAAGGGACGCTGCTCACAGAAGGCTTTTTGAAATGATTCTAAAAGGTAGTGAAATTCCAATAGATTTTAAAAACGGTGCGATATATTATATGGGTCCCTGCCCAGAAAAGCCAGGTGAAGTAATAGGACCATGTGGCCCAACAACAGCAGGCAGAATGGATGTATTTACTCCAATGATGCTTGAGCTTGGAATAAAGGTTTTAATTGGAAAGGGTAAAAGAAGGGAGGCTGTAAAAGAGGCTATTAAAAAACACGGTAGCATTTATCTTGCCACATTTGGTGGCGCTGCGGTTTTGATTCAAAGCTGTGTCAAATCTCAAAGGATAATTATGTTTGAAGACCTTGGTGCAGAGGCAGTTCGTGAGATTGAGGTGGAAGATTTGCCCTGTATTGTTGCAATAGATAGTCAAGGGGAAGATATATATGAAGTTGGACCAAGAAAGTATGCAAAAGATTTTAGATAA
- a CDS encoding MBL fold metallo-hydrolase, with protein sequence MKIKVLINNWTFKAGYIAEHGLSLFIEKENRKILFDCGQSNAILKNIEKAKISFDFDTVVLSHSHYDHTGGLKYIIDKISCPVFVHEGFFEKKYSLKSGEYRFIGHDFKEDALRFKTVQDEVFELFEDIYLLNVKSQAEGSEEFYISKDGKFEKDLFLEEQSLVIKEKDKFILIVGCSHNGIENIIKRAEEIFKSSIFAVIGGFHSKDFPEEKMDDLCRFFAQHKVYKIIPLHCSGIETLICMGNILPNKLKIVGAGDEFEL encoded by the coding sequence ATGAAGATCAAAGTGCTCATCAACAACTGGACATTCAAAGCAGGCTATATAGCAGAACATGGTCTTTCGCTTTTTATAGAAAAAGAAAACAGAAAAATTTTGTTTGACTGCGGTCAGAGCAATGCAATCTTGAAAAATATCGAAAAGGCAAAAATTAGCTTTGACTTTGACACTGTTGTTTTAAGCCATTCACACTATGACCACACAGGAGGATTAAAGTATATAATAGACAAGATATCCTGCCCTGTGTTTGTCCATGAAGGTTTTTTTGAAAAAAAATATTCACTTAAAAGTGGGGAATACCGCTTCATTGGACATGATTTTAAAGAAGATGCCTTAAGATTTAAAACTGTGCAAGACGAAGTTTTTGAGCTATTTGAAGATATATATCTTTTGAATGTCAAAAGCCAAGCTGAAGGCTCTGAAGAGTTCTATATCAGCAAAGATGGCAAGTTTGAAAAGGACTTGTTTTTAGAAGAGCAGTCTCTTGTTATAAAAGAGAAAGACAAATTTATTTTGATTGTTGGATGCAGTCACAATGGAATAGAAAATATTATAAAAAGAGCTGAAGAAATATTCAAAAGTAGCATTTTTGCGGTAATTGGCGGATTTCATTCAAAGGATTTTCCTGAAGAAAAAATGGATGACCTCTGCAGATTTTTTGCACAGCACAAAGTGTACAAAATCATTCCACTTCACTGCTCGGGGATAGAAACGTTGATTTGTATGGGAAATATTCTACCAAATAAGCTAAAAATAGTTGGTGCTGGTGATGAATTTGAGCTGTGA
- a CDS encoding DUF362 domain-containing protein, with the protein MAYYITDDCISCGACESECPVQCISAGDGKYVINEEECISCGACANVCPVDAPKPRD; encoded by the coding sequence ATGGCATATTACATCACAGATGATTGTATTTCGTGCGGCGCGTGCGAGAGTGAATGCCCTGTTCAGTGCATATCTGCTGGCGATGGAAAGTATGTAATCAACGAAGAAGAATGTATCTCATGCGGTGCATGCGCAAATGTATGCCCAGTTGATGCTCCAAAGCCAAGAGATTAG
- a CDS encoding SDR family NAD(P)-dependent oxidoreductase: MQNGFWEEKLVVITGAGSGIGRCMTELLLQKGAKVAAVSRTQKSLDSLKEELSEYSESLFTIVADVSRKDECKRAMEIIKFKFKKVDILINNAGMGLRNEVEKILDEDLRKVFDVNFFGAFYMMQEAIRVFKEQRKGLIVNICSLGVKRPVFHTGGYTASKAALAILSDVARLELQKYGISVLCAYPGSISTDFRKSALGEPYSENEVRLSRLSPEIAAERIIKGIERGKREIYTSKKDYIFVLFTRLFPRLSDWVVEKAFEKSNKST, translated from the coding sequence ATGCAAAACGGTTTCTGGGAAGAAAAACTTGTTGTAATAACAGGGGCGGGGTCTGGTATTGGAAGATGCATGACAGAGCTTTTACTGCAAAAAGGTGCAAAGGTTGCTGCTGTGTCAAGAACGCAAAAATCTCTTGATAGTTTAAAAGAAGAACTTTCAGAATATTCAGAGAGCTTGTTTACAATAGTTGCAGATGTTAGCAGAAAAGATGAGTGCAAAAGGGCAATGGAGATTATAAAGTTTAAATTTAAAAAAGTAGATATTTTAATAAACAATGCAGGTATGGGGCTTAGAAATGAAGTTGAGAAGATTTTGGATGAAGATTTGAGGAAGGTTTTTGATGTAAATTTCTTCGGTGCATTTTACATGATGCAGGAGGCTATAAGAGTTTTCAAAGAACAAAGGAAAGGTTTGATTGTAAACATATGCTCACTTGGTGTCAAAAGACCGGTTTTTCACACAGGAGGGTACACCGCTTCAAAAGCTGCCCTGGCAATTTTATCAGATGTTGCAAGACTTGAGCTACAAAAGTATGGAATTTCGGTACTTTGTGCATATCCTGGCTCAATTTCAACAGATTTTAGAAAAAGTGCTTTAGGGGAGCCTTATTCTGAAAATGAAGTGCGGCTTTCAAGACTTTCACCTGAGATTGCAGCAGAGAGGATAATAAAGGGAATAGAAAGAGGAAAAAGAGAGATATACACCTCTAAAAAAGACTATATATTTGTGCTATTTACACGACTTTTTCCAAGGCTTTCTGATTGGGTGGTTGAGAAGGCGTTTGAGAAGAGTAATAAAAGCACATAA
- the safA gene encoding SafA/ExsA family spore coat assembly protein has translation MKKIIAFLSILLFLNFSSTFAQTKIYTIQSGDTLWSIAIKNQVGISQLLAANPQIKNPNLIFPGQKINIPNQSDFKSFEDEVIRLTNQERAKAGLAGLKPNWQLSRVAKYKSQDMANKNYFSHYSPTYGSPFKMMESFGLKFSAAGENIGCGQKSPQEVVRSWMSSPGHKANILSPSFTEIGVGVAKNSKGVLYWTQMFIRPY, from the coding sequence ATGAAAAAAATAATTGCATTTTTGAGTATATTACTTTTTTTGAACTTTTCAAGTACCTTTGCACAAACAAAGATTTATACCATCCAGAGCGGAGACACTCTGTGGAGCATAGCTATTAAAAATCAGGTTGGTATAAGCCAACTTTTAGCAGCAAACCCACAGATTAAAAATCCAAACTTAATTTTCCCTGGACAAAAGATAAATATCCCCAATCAGTCCGATTTTAAATCCTTTGAAGATGAAGTAATCAGGCTCACAAACCAGGAGCGCGCAAAAGCAGGGCTTGCAGGATTGAAGCCAAATTGGCAGCTTTCACGCGTCGCCAAATACAAATCCCAGGATATGGCAAACAAAAACTATTTTTCACACTATTCTCCAACTTATGGCTCACCGTTTAAGATGATGGAAAGTTTTGGCCTCAAATTTTCTGCAGCAGGGGAAAATATTGGATGCGGGCAAAAATCACCTCAAGAGGTTGTTCGTTCATGGATGAGCTCCCCAGGTCATAAAGCAAATATCCTAAGCCCATCTTTTACTGAAATTGGTGTTGGGGTTGCCAAAAACAGCAAGGGAGTTTTATACTGGACCCAGATGTTCATAAGACCCTACTGA